One Methylocapsa sp. D3K7 DNA window includes the following coding sequences:
- a CDS encoding adenosine kinase: MPASRFDVLGLGNAIVDVISTADDDFLAAEGLNKGGMTLIDEARAEVLYKAMGPATIVSGGSAANTVIGAASLGCTAAFIGKLKADDAGASYIHDIRAAKVDFSTPCAKDGPASGRCLVLVTPDGQRTMNTFLGACQNLSEADVDEDLVKQSAIVYLEGYMWDPPAAKAALAKAAKIAQAAGRQVALTLSDSFCVDRYRDEFLGLIRSGMVQIVFANESELHSLYQTADFDTAVAQLRSENILGAVTRSEQGSVMVTKDGVLAVPAFPVETVVDTTGAGDLFAAGFLAGLTKSKDLETCARIGALAAAEIIQHIGARPLANLRQLAAQNGLAL, translated from the coding sequence ATGCCAGCCAGCCGATTCGATGTGCTCGGTCTTGGGAACGCGATCGTTGACGTTATCAGCACGGCCGATGATGATTTCCTCGCCGCCGAGGGCCTCAATAAGGGCGGCATGACGTTGATCGACGAGGCGCGTGCAGAGGTTCTCTATAAGGCCATGGGTCCGGCAACCATCGTGTCGGGAGGCTCCGCCGCCAATACGGTCATTGGCGCGGCAAGCCTTGGCTGCACCGCCGCTTTCATCGGCAAGCTGAAGGCTGACGACGCGGGCGCCTCCTATATCCACGATATTCGTGCGGCCAAGGTCGATTTTTCAACGCCCTGCGCAAAAGATGGTCCGGCCAGCGGGCGCTGTCTCGTGCTCGTGACGCCAGACGGCCAGCGCACGATGAACACCTTCTTGGGCGCCTGCCAGAACCTGTCAGAGGCGGATGTCGATGAAGACCTCGTCAAGCAGTCGGCCATCGTCTATCTCGAAGGCTATATGTGGGATCCTCCCGCCGCGAAAGCCGCTTTGGCGAAGGCCGCTAAAATCGCCCAGGCAGCTGGCCGCCAGGTTGCTTTAACCTTGTCCGATTCTTTTTGCGTCGACCGCTACCGGGATGAATTCCTCGGGCTTATCCGCTCTGGGATGGTGCAAATCGTCTTCGCCAACGAAAGCGAGCTGCATTCGTTGTATCAAACAGCAGATTTCGACACCGCTGTCGCACAACTGCGTTCTGAAAACATCCTCGGCGCCGTAACCCGCTCCGAGCAAGGTTCCGTCATGGTGACCAAGGACGGAGTTCTGGCCGTCCCCGCCTTCCCGGTTGAGACCGTGGTCGATACCACGGGCGCCGGGGATCTCTTTGCGGCCGGATTTCTTGCCGGACTGACCAAGAGCAAAGACCTCGAAACCTGCGCCCGGATCGGCGCCCTCGCAGCCGCCGAAATCATCCAGCACATCGGCGCGCGGCCGCTCGCCAACCTCCGCCAGCTCGCCGCGCAAAACGGTCTCGCACTCTAG